The Pseudolabrys sp. FHR47 genome contains a region encoding:
- a CDS encoding ring-cleaving dioxygenase, with amino-acid sequence MSGIHHVTAIAGNAQPNFDFYTRTLGLRFVKRTVNFDDPGTYHFYYGDEAGQPGTILTFFPWEHAAPGRGGVGQTHQTAFRVPASSIGWWTHRLTEKGVAYEPLEKRFGEPVLAFTDPDGMSLALVGVADASEPAWAVDGIPAEHAIRGFHGVTLLLEKAAKTGAILTDVLGYTEVAREGSIIRYQASATPGAYVDIYEAGGFLPGRMGRGSVHHIAFRAADDAEQAAMARKLIEKHGQHPTEQKDRNYFRSIYFREPGGVLFEIATDVPGFAVDEPVETLGKDLKLPAFLEGHRAEIEKVLPSLEETV; translated from the coding sequence ATGTCAGGCATCCACCACGTCACCGCGATCGCGGGCAACGCCCAGCCCAATTTCGACTTCTACACACGCACGCTCGGCCTGCGCTTCGTCAAGCGCACGGTCAATTTCGACGATCCGGGCACCTATCACTTCTATTATGGCGACGAAGCGGGCCAGCCCGGCACTATCCTCACCTTCTTCCCCTGGGAGCATGCCGCCCCCGGCCGCGGCGGCGTCGGTCAGACGCACCAGACCGCGTTCCGCGTGCCGGCCTCGTCGATCGGCTGGTGGACGCATCGCCTCACCGAAAAGGGCGTCGCCTATGAACCGCTGGAAAAGCGCTTCGGCGAACCGGTGCTCGCTTTCACCGATCCGGACGGCATGTCGCTCGCTCTTGTTGGCGTCGCCGATGCCAGCGAACCCGCATGGGCTGTCGACGGGATCCCGGCGGAGCATGCGATCCGCGGCTTTCACGGCGTGACGCTGCTGCTCGAGAAGGCGGCCAAGACCGGCGCGATCCTCACCGATGTCCTCGGCTACACGGAAGTCGCGCGTGAGGGCTCGATCATCCGCTATCAGGCCTCCGCGACACCCGGTGCGTATGTCGATATCTACGAAGCCGGCGGCTTCCTGCCGGGTCGCATGGGTCGCGGTTCCGTGCATCACATCGCCTTCCGCGCGGCCGACGATGCCGAGCAGGCGGCGATGGCGAGGAAGCTGATCGAGAAGCACGGCCAGCATCCGACCGAGCAGAAGGATCGCAACTACTTCCGCTCGATCTACTTCCGCGAACCCGGCGGCGTGCTGTTCGAAATCGCCACTGACGTTCCCGGCTTCGCGGTCGATGAGCCGGTGGAGACGCTCGGCAAGGATCTCAAGCTGCCGGCCTTCCTCGAAGGCCACCGCGCCGAGATCGAGAAAGTGCTGCCCTCGCTTGAGGAGACGGTTTGA